Sequence from the Pararhizobium gei genome:
CGGCGCAATCACGAGTTTTTCGTCGGCATTGCCCTCCGCTACGAAGCGGCGCGCCAGATCGTCGCGGATGGCTTCGAACTCGCCCGTGCCATCCGGAGCCGTCTTCTCCTTGGACATCAAGTCTTCGATCGACTTCAGCGGGAGCAGGCTGGCAGCCTTCTGGACTGTCGCAAGACGCTCGCCCGGAGCAGGGCAATTGTTGAGAACATAGGCATAGGCGTCGCTTGCCCTTTGCGGCTTTCCGGTGTGGAAAAAAGCCTCGGCGACACGCCAGAGAACATCGACCTCGCTGCAGGTCAGAAGGCTTGGCGTCTGCGCGCCGATCGTCACGACGGTTTCATATTGCTTGAGATCCGAAGCATTGATCAGGCGCAGCCTTGCCTCCGCAACGGAAAGCCGCTCGATCAAATCGGCCGGAGGCTTCCAGGTGGCGTCCGCCGCCTGCCTCTCGGCAATCGCCTTGCGGACCTCGGCATAAAGGGCTTGAGAATAGAGCTGCCACATGGTTTCCAGCTGCTTGTCCTCGTTTTGAGGAATAGCCAGCGGATCCTTCGGCGGCGTCCATTCGGGATAGAGAGCCTTCAGGCGGGAGATTTCAGCCTGAAGGCGCGCGGTGTCGCCCTGGCTTGCAAAATAGCGCAAGGCGCTCTCGTCCACCTTTGCGGCGGTCGCTGTTGCCGCAGTGACCACGGCATCGAGGGCTGCCGGCGCCGGCCGCTTGATCTCCTGGAACACCGGTTTTTTCTGAGCAAAGCCTTGAACCTGCGCAAGCCGCTCCTGCCGCGGATTTCCCGGCTGCGCTGCATCTTCGTCGCCGGATTGGGAAAAGACCGACAGGGCTTTTTGCAGATAATCCGGCTTCTTCAAACCGACAAAGCCAACGGCGGCAATGATTGCTGTGATGGCTATGAAGGACGGCTTCATAAACACTCCGGCTGCCTGGCAGCAGTAAACGATAGCCCCAGCAGATGGAGCGTGGACGGATAATACAGCGTTGGCGTGAATTGTTTAATATTCGCGGGCAACGCCGTCTTGTCCACCAAACAGGCCAGAATATGGTTAACAATTTGATAACCCGCATCGGAAAGCACGGCCCTTGGCGTTGCGGAATCAAGATCGTAGATCGCGGCGGATCCCTCCGGCAGGCTTCCCTGTCTGCGGAATCTGGACAGAATTTCCCGATCCGTCACGCCGCCACGGAGGAGGTAAAGCGGAATGCGCAGAGCATTATATCCATATTCTGACGGGAAGCCGATTGCAGGCCTCGGCGCAGCCTTGACCGACACCCAGTCTGCGGGAAGCTGCTGCACGCCGAAGCGCATCTCACCGAGAAGCGCAATTCCGTCGTCACCAAGCTTTTTCCACAGCGGCGACGGTGCCAACCGGTCGAGGACAGGGAAACTCTCGAATATCCAATAGGATGGATTGATCACCGGGCCATCTGGACGGTCGCTCGTGGAAAAGCCGCTGGCGGCCGGCAAAAGCAAAGTCCGGCCGTTTTTCTCGATGACGGTCTTGTCCAGAATGGCGCGGGCGATGGCTCTGCCTGCCGCGGTGTATTCCGGCTGTTTCCATCGTTCGCCGGCCAGACCCAGAGCGTACGCAATGAGGATGTCGCCATCGGTCGCATTGTTGATATCGGTGATGTGCGGCTTGGTCGTCGGGCTCCATTTCCAGGCTGCCAGCCCGTCGTTGCGCAGCATCAGTTCGGTGCGTGTGAAGAACCAGATCAGGGCAAAGTCTGGCGGACTGTCGGCAAGCACCGACAGCAGAAGGCCGTAGCCTTGCCCCTCGCTGTGGCTGATGCCGCCGTTTCCATCGTCGATGATACGTCCGGCAGGATCGAGGAACTTGCTCTTGTAAGCCTGCCAGACTTCTGCCGTGATCGTCGCTTGCTGTGCCGCGGCAGGAGCAATCTGAACAAAAAGAGACATGATGACGGCCGTAACAAGCTTCGCCAGCCTCGCCGTCATTTCCGCCGTCCGAGATTGCCCAGCAATGTTGCTGTCGCCAGTCCCAAAAGAACGCCAAGTGCCGCCAGAAGGACGGCATAGGACAGGATGTTGGAGGACAACCAGTTGGCGGCGATCAGCCGGTAGTTGGACAAAGAAGCTGGCTGGGTGGGAACGAAGCTGAATGCGTTGATCGGAACCGTCTCTACGGTGTTGGTGCCGCGTTCGTAGGTCGTGATCTGACCGGCAAGCTGCTGCCAGTTGTCTCTGGCGCTTAGCGCCTGCATGCCCTCACGCAGATCCTTGCCGGAGGGCGCTGCGACCAGGGACCATGTGCCGCTTCCGTCAGGGCTCGGACTCTGGGCAATCAACAGCGATGCTTCGCTGGAGGGCGTAAAACTCGTATTGCCTGCCGCTGCAAACCGCAATGTGGACAGGGATATATCGAAGTTTTGTTTCAACCATGTCTCGAGCGCATCAATCTGCGCTCCCCAGATGCCGCCGCGGAGCCTGCTGCTCCATTCGCTGAGCGCGGTCTCCGTGTCGATCGAACCGGCCTGCTCGCCGGTATCCGGCCCCCA
This genomic interval carries:
- a CDS encoding glycosyl hydrolase family 8; translated protein: MTARLAKLVTAVIMSLFVQIAPAAAQQATITAEVWQAYKSKFLDPAGRIIDDGNGGISHSEGQGYGLLLSVLADSPPDFALIWFFTRTELMLRNDGLAAWKWSPTTKPHITDINNATDGDILIAYALGLAGERWKQPEYTAAGRAIARAILDKTVIEKNGRTLLLPAASGFSTSDRPDGPVINPSYWIFESFPVLDRLAPSPLWKKLGDDGIALLGEMRFGVQQLPADWVSVKAAPRPAIGFPSEYGYNALRIPLYLLRGGVTDREILSRFRRQGSLPEGSAAIYDLDSATPRAVLSDAGYQIVNHILACLVDKTALPANIKQFTPTLYYPSTLHLLGLSFTAARQPECL